In a single window of the Acyrthosiphon pisum isolate AL4f chromosome X, pea_aphid_22Mar2018_4r6ur, whole genome shotgun sequence genome:
- the LOC107882945 gene encoding uncharacterized protein LOC107882945, with protein MSTTNKKLKDESIHNINHKEETTSILKKSFSNGLKRKSEDELEKPSKIINRGILKNPEVTQTFTSTDINNIYQCLYRSRRSSYPKLPTNLNEVIDVMSERQIKTVQDENFVLVVNSDNKIICFSTKSNLKLLCSVDKIFVDGTFTYCAKYFLQLFTIHIFKNGHYVPLVYFLLPDKCKDTYARSFGYVIEKCSEINLSFSPSKIVSDFEEAIHIGAKTIWPEIQIVGCRFHLTQNWWKHIQNLGLSKEYKDESSEIGNWLKLVFGLPLLNSEEVSDCFATDLMSIAPDDERVGKFCDYLVEYYIDEGAKFNPHIWASREITSERTTNSCESYHSKFNSQFTKAHPNIFIFTHVLNTKIQTDTYMLINGININTISKNSAFNKKKQNIKNLSNDLNDNKISKFTYLKHVSKYYQK; from the exons ATGTCAA caacaaataaaaaattgaaagatgAAAGTATTCATAATATCAACCATAAAGAAGAAActacaagtattttaaaaaaatcattttcaaatgGACTTAAGCGGAAATCGGAAGACGAATTGGAAAAgccatcaaaaattattaatagaggCATTTTAAAGAATCCAGAAGTGACACAAACTTTTACAAGtacagatattaataatatttatcaatgtttATACCGTTCGCGTAGATCGTCATATCCTAAACTCCCAACAAATCTTAATGAAGTAATCGATGTAATGAGCGAGCGTCAAATTAAAACCGTCCAAGATGAAAACTTTGTTCTTGTTGTTAATtcagataacaaaattatttgtttttcaacaaaatctaaCTTAAAACTATTATGTTCAGTAGACAAAATATTTGTGGATGGAACTTTTACATACTGTGCAAAATATTTTCTCCAGCTTTTTACCATCCACATTTTTAAGAACGGACATTATGTTCCACTTGTGTATTTTTTACTACCCGATAAATGTAAAGACACATATGCACGATCATTTGGTtatgttattgaaaaatgttcagAAATAAATTTATCGTTCAGTCCATCGAAAATAGTATCCGATTTCGAAGAAGCAATACATATTGGAGCAAAAACAATTTGGCCAGAAATACAAATTGTTGGATGCCGATTTCATTTGACGCAAAATTGGTGGAAACACATTCAAAATCttg gtttatCAAAAGAATATAAAGATGAATCAAGTGAAATAGGTAATTGGCTAAAATTGGTATTCGGCTTACCATTGTTAAATTCGGAAGAAGTAAGCGATTGTTTTGCGACAGATTTGATGTCAATTGCTCCAGATGATGAAAGGGTAGGAAAGTTCTGCGATTATTTGgtggaatattatattgatgaagGAGCAAAATTCAATCCACACATTTGGGCATCAAGGGAAATTACATCAGAACGTACTACTAATAGCTGTGAGTCTTACCACTCAAAATTTAATTCACAATTCACAAAAGCTCATCccaacattttcatatttacccatgttttaaatacaaaaatacaaactgaCACTTACATGCTTATAAATggaataaatatcaatacaatcaGTAAAAATAGtgcttttaacaaaaaaaaacaaaatattaaaaatttatcaaatgatTTGAACGATAATAAAATTTCCAAGTTCACTTATTTAAAACATGTGTCCAAATATTACCAAaagtag